In one window of Eggerthella guodeyinii DNA:
- a CDS encoding ATP-binding protein — MTASQTTMDKLYGMRMSVMAQAYRDQEESQGVAEMTFDERFAMIVDAEWDARRINRRTRLLRQAGFSDPEANIADVRYDADRKLDRTKLIELSNCTWIRGHRNVVITGASGAGKSWIACALGVAACNAFFSVRYEQFVGCFSH, encoded by the coding sequence ATGACGGCGAGCCAGACGACGATGGACAAACTCTATGGCATGAGGATGTCGGTGATGGCGCAAGCGTATCGCGACCAGGAGGAATCGCAAGGAGTGGCAGAGATGACCTTCGACGAGAGGTTCGCCATGATAGTCGATGCCGAATGGGACGCGCGCCGCATCAACAGGAGGACGAGGCTGTTGCGCCAGGCCGGCTTCTCCGATCCCGAGGCGAACATTGCCGATGTCCGCTACGACGCGGATCGCAAGCTCGACCGCACGAAACTGATAGAGCTGTCCAACTGCACATGGATAAGAGGCCACCGCAACGTCGTGATCACGGGCGCGTCGGGCGCCGGCAAGAGCTGGATTGCCTGCGCGCTCGGGGTGGCGGCCTGCAACGCCTTCTTCAGCGTAAGGTACGAACAGTTCGTTGGTTGTTTCTCACATTAA
- the istA gene encoding IS21 family transposase — MVKYREILRQRAMGVSVRNTAFSCRCSTATVRAVTTRAKAHGLEWPLPEEMNDAAIRAVIYPAKERSDMSKAEIDHPRIDKEMNRPGMTMLTLWREYCEDALASGMEPYLYSAFCQKHRAWAAANKVSMRIERKPAQEMQVDYVGDTMEVLDADTGEARKVYVFVACLPYSGEMFAEGAYNMRAESWVEAHVHAFAFFGGSVPIVVPDNLKQGVVKNTVEELVINEQYRRMAEYYGCAVVPARPRRPRDKGAVEMSVRVIEQRAIAPLRNQLFTSLRQLNEALLEKVREINARPFQKREGSRDEVFVRQEKPLLIPLPGKPYEMVTRKVVTVNFNYHVSFDGCWYSVPFSYVKREVELCATRSAVWVACDGERIAMHERIYGPRGSYRTNPDHMPDSHRDFVEWDAKRFRKWAAGIGPSCGEAVDAILRSRKIEQQSYRSCRAVLALAKKHGREMLEQACAKACSLTPRPSYKTIKSIISEMGAAGPEDQNAGAYLRGGDYYRNLSEGDDE, encoded by the coding sequence ATGGTCAAGTACAGAGAAATACTTCGGCAAAGGGCGATGGGGGTGAGTGTCAGGAACACAGCGTTCTCGTGCAGGTGCTCCACCGCAACGGTAAGGGCGGTGACCACCCGCGCGAAGGCGCACGGCCTCGAGTGGCCCTTGCCGGAGGAGATGAACGATGCGGCGATTCGAGCCGTCATCTATCCGGCAAAGGAGCGATCCGATATGTCGAAGGCGGAGATCGACCATCCCCGCATCGACAAGGAGATGAACCGTCCCGGCATGACCATGCTGACGCTTTGGAGGGAGTACTGCGAGGACGCCCTGGCATCGGGCATGGAACCCTACCTGTACTCCGCCTTCTGCCAGAAGCACCGCGCCTGGGCGGCCGCCAACAAGGTCTCCATGCGCATCGAGCGCAAACCCGCCCAGGAGATGCAGGTCGACTACGTCGGCGACACCATGGAGGTGCTCGACGCCGACACCGGCGAGGCGCGCAAAGTCTACGTCTTCGTGGCGTGCTTGCCCTATTCGGGCGAGATGTTCGCCGAGGGCGCCTACAACATGAGAGCGGAGTCCTGGGTCGAGGCCCACGTCCACGCCTTCGCCTTCTTCGGCGGCAGCGTGCCGATAGTGGTTCCCGACAACCTCAAGCAGGGCGTCGTCAAGAACACCGTCGAAGAGCTCGTGATCAACGAGCAGTACCGCAGGATGGCCGAGTACTACGGGTGCGCCGTCGTGCCCGCGCGCCCCAGGAGGCCGAGGGACAAGGGGGCGGTGGAGATGAGCGTGAGGGTCATCGAGCAGCGCGCCATCGCGCCCCTTCGCAACCAGCTGTTCACCTCTCTCCGGCAGCTGAACGAGGCTCTTTTGGAGAAGGTGCGCGAGATCAACGCCCGTCCGTTCCAGAAGCGCGAGGGCAGCAGGGATGAGGTCTTCGTCCGCCAAGAGAAGCCGCTGCTCATCCCGCTGCCGGGCAAGCCCTACGAGATGGTTACCCGCAAGGTTGTCACTGTTAATTTTAACTACCACGTCTCGTTTGACGGATGCTGGTACTCGGTTCCGTTCAGCTACGTCAAGCGCGAGGTGGAGCTATGCGCCACCAGATCCGCTGTTTGGGTGGCCTGCGACGGCGAGCGAATCGCCATGCACGAGCGCATCTACGGCCCTAGGGGAAGCTACCGCACCAACCCCGACCACATGCCCGATTCCCATCGCGACTTTGTGGAGTGGGACGCGAAGCGCTTCCGTAAATGGGCGGCCGGGATCGGCCCGTCCTGCGGGGAAGCCGTCGATGCCATCTTGAGGTCGCGCAAGATCGAGCAGCAGTCCTACCGCTCGTGCCGCGCGGTGCTGGCGCTCGCGAAGAAGCACGGAAGGGAGATGCTCGAGCAGGCGTGCGCCAAGGCCTGCTCTCTAACGCCCAGGCCGAGCTACAAGACGATCAAATCGATTATCTCGGAGATGGGGGCCGCAGGGCCCGAGGACCAAAACGCCGGAGCGTATCTGCGCGGAGGCGACTACTACCGGAACTTGAGCGAGGGGGACGATGAATAA
- the wzx gene encoding O-unit flippase-like protein — translation MVKIETRKQDIVWNYIGTIVSMASGFLLLPFLLAFLDDSEVGLWYVFIAIANLTLLFEFGFNPAFARNIVYCLSGARKLTKQGCDSGSIEEGVSWHLLKTIMKSSKLLYGALSVMALLLIASLGTIYIGYVTRGLDGVGHWTAWVIFCAAIFLNLYFYYTLTFLRGFGDIASENRAKTYARLLQLVLSAALLGLGFGLVGAALGYLANSVSLRLFAHRYIKRHEEINQGLVCDNAPVSKSEIKSALGTISFVAWRDGVVQVSCYASTQAMSIMCSLFLSLAATGTYSILLQFGTAVYHFASAYAKSYYPAFQSARMLGDLDRQRNIICKSISAYWVLYIIGALGVILVIFPLLPFVKPGIDLDVPLFLGLLVYLGLWNQHSIFCNFIICMNRIPYVRGYLIAAIMGVVLSAILMSCTGLEAWGLVLGQAAAQIVYNNWKWPRYVAKELGTTYFGLLVDGFAWWKGRLFRFKSFRKNQSID, via the coding sequence ATGGTCAAGATCGAAACGCGTAAGCAGGATATCGTATGGAACTACATCGGAACTATCGTATCTATGGCAAGCGGGTTCCTGCTTCTCCCGTTTCTGCTTGCCTTTCTTGACGATTCGGAAGTGGGCCTCTGGTACGTTTTTATAGCCATAGCAAATTTGACGTTGCTTTTCGAATTCGGATTCAACCCGGCTTTCGCAAGAAACATCGTCTACTGCTTAAGCGGGGCCAGAAAACTGACCAAGCAGGGGTGTGATTCAGGCTCAATCGAAGAAGGTGTATCGTGGCATTTGCTTAAAACCATCATGAAATCCTCGAAGCTCCTATATGGCGCGTTGTCCGTGATGGCGTTGCTCCTTATTGCTTCGCTCGGAACGATCTACATAGGGTATGTGACAAGAGGTTTGGATGGCGTTGGGCATTGGACAGCATGGGTGATCTTCTGCGCAGCAATCTTCCTCAACCTCTATTTTTACTACACTCTGACTTTTCTTCGGGGATTCGGTGATATTGCGAGCGAGAATCGTGCAAAAACATACGCTCGTTTGCTTCAGCTCGTTTTAAGCGCGGCTCTGCTAGGGCTTGGTTTCGGTCTCGTGGGGGCAGCCCTTGGGTACCTCGCAAATAGTGTATCGCTGCGCCTGTTCGCGCATCGGTACATAAAAAGACATGAAGAAATAAACCAGGGACTCGTTTGCGACAACGCTCCAGTCAGCAAGAGCGAGATTAAGAGCGCGTTAGGGACGATATCGTTTGTCGCGTGGCGCGATGGGGTGGTTCAAGTGTCCTGTTACGCTTCAACCCAGGCGATGTCCATTATGTGCTCTCTTTTTCTGAGTTTGGCGGCAACGGGCACGTATTCGATTCTCCTGCAATTTGGCACAGCCGTTTATCATTTCGCTTCCGCTTACGCAAAGTCGTATTATCCTGCTTTTCAGTCAGCTCGCATGCTTGGGGATCTTGATCGTCAGAGAAATATTATATGCAAGAGCATAAGCGCTTACTGGGTGCTTTATATCATTGGGGCATTGGGCGTTATTCTTGTAATATTTCCGCTGCTGCCATTTGTTAAACCGGGTATCGATCTGGATGTCCCTCTTTTCCTTGGTTTGCTTGTGTATCTCGGCCTATGGAACCAGCATTCCATTTTCTGCAATTTCATCATCTGCATGAATCGCATTCCATATGTGCGTGGGTATTTGATCGCTGCAATTATGGGTGTTGTGCTCTCTGCGATTCTGATGTCTTGCACAGGGCTAGAAGCTTGGGGGCTCGTTTTGGGGCAGGCTGCTGCTCAAATTGTCTACAACAATTGGAAATGGCCCAGATATGTTGCCAAGGAACTTGGTACAACGTATTTCGGTCTGCTTGTTGACGGGTTTGCGTGGTGGAAAGGCAGGTTGTTTCGGTTCAAAAGCTTTCGGAAGAATCAGAGCATTGATTGA
- a CDS encoding O-antigen ligase family protein — translation MQNEQALPGKKSSNLRIRGIVRQNSKEVAEGKDKKDSGGGVLVWLCVGFLAFFIPAEYAVSPALYTLWKALIVLVSSVSLVYLLARLRISLRWVCFALFYLCLLVVSTLVSPESSTSLSNVAYLFVKGAGFITFLECAFSFGPKLCTKAFLVVGVVVGCVHLASFFAYGDVVGGMRHGWIEEAIGERSGTKQNWYFLTYDNASVFFFLPVIAALWFYVKNFNRRVVLVFVPFAVVTVFMFVYKSSIAGMLAFASFFLIAYLSAVFSSNRRAKKRILTYRIAVISGLVISCFVIFSVGGDIVEAVAGLFGKGADLSGRDYIWAQCLNYISKYPIIGSGVQNSADAFLRIGQTHCHNLLLQIMYTGGIVSLLFFLIGVATCSPKAKRNRDKQDSPFSGQLFAAAILAFFIASSVDWSYNNPMSFILFYFAFFCSFDLEDSRIDGGN, via the coding sequence ATGCAAAACGAACAGGCATTACCGGGGAAGAAGTCGTCCAATCTTCGGATCCGTGGCATTGTCCGGCAAAACTCCAAAGAGGTTGCCGAAGGAAAGGACAAGAAGGATTCCGGGGGAGGAGTTCTAGTCTGGCTGTGCGTCGGCTTCCTGGCGTTTTTCATACCGGCGGAGTATGCGGTATCGCCCGCACTCTACACGCTGTGGAAAGCCTTGATCGTTCTGGTTTCCTCCGTTTCCTTGGTCTATTTGCTGGCGCGACTCCGCATAAGCTTAAGGTGGGTCTGTTTTGCTTTATTCTACCTGTGCCTTCTGGTCGTCTCCACGCTCGTGTCGCCAGAAAGCTCGACTTCTTTATCCAATGTCGCTTACTTATTTGTTAAAGGTGCTGGATTCATTACTTTTTTGGAATGCGCATTCAGCTTTGGCCCAAAACTCTGCACGAAGGCTTTCTTGGTCGTTGGAGTTGTTGTTGGATGCGTTCACCTCGCTTCCTTTTTTGCGTACGGGGACGTTGTGGGAGGAATGCGCCATGGCTGGATAGAGGAAGCGATCGGGGAGCGCAGCGGAACGAAGCAAAACTGGTATTTTCTGACATACGACAATGCGTCCGTGTTCTTTTTTCTTCCGGTCATTGCCGCATTGTGGTTTTACGTGAAAAACTTCAATCGGCGGGTAGTGCTCGTATTTGTGCCTTTTGCGGTAGTCACCGTTTTCATGTTCGTGTACAAATCCTCAATAGCTGGAATGCTCGCATTCGCCTCTTTTTTCCTGATCGCGTATCTCAGCGCTGTTTTTTCAAGCAATAGACGTGCGAAAAAACGGATCCTGACGTATCGTATAGCGGTGATAAGCGGGCTGGTGATAAGCTGCTTCGTAATTTTTAGCGTGGGCGGCGATATCGTCGAAGCTGTTGCGGGCCTTTTCGGCAAGGGGGCGGATCTTTCGGGCAGGGACTATATTTGGGCTCAATGCTTGAATTATATTTCGAAGTATCCGATCATCGGTTCTGGTGTGCAGAATAGTGCCGACGCATTTTTGAGAATAGGGCAGACGCATTGTCATAATCTATTGCTCCAGATCATGTATACCGGAGGAATCGTTTCGCTGCTCTTCTTCCTCATCGGCGTGGCTACCTGTTCCCCAAAGGCGAAGCGTAATCGAGACAAGCAAGATTCACCTTTCAGCGGTCAGCTTTTTGCAGCAGCGATCTTGGCCTTTTTCATCGCAAGCAGCGTTGACTGGTCCTATAACAATCCAATGTCCTTCATCCTGTTCTACTTTGCCTTTTTCTGTTCTTTCGATCTGGAAGACTCAAGAATAGACGGTGGGAATTAA
- a CDS encoding glycosyltransferase family 2 protein: MTEVSIVLPVYNVEPFLERCLDSLFSQTFRDFEIVAIDDGSTDNSGYILDLYSKLDSRVMVVHKANGGVSSARNEGIELSTGEYIFFCDPDDWLEEQSLGVMYNEAKRCGADVVISDFFRDCDGMSSSVKLFPGNFATTDKGSIGVLQNAVLYSQASTFSSSAFSRVNSFGGAAWHHLIKRALVEEHGIRFDSYLDGMLEDGLFMLHVFQHAASVAYFQFPTYHYCVSLTSSTHRFLPDFEEKFNRVCLRLSEFERQFDKGDDFRQARYMRLISFIGKACEVFYFNPENRLGQSERYAHFKQLVQGEPYRSAIKQVDIRLFEKLKTRIQVLALKMGLIRAFWNVKKRRYS; this comes from the coding sequence ATGACCGAAGTCAGCATCGTCCTTCCGGTGTACAACGTCGAACCTTTCTTGGAGCGTTGTCTTGACAGCTTGTTTTCTCAGACGTTTCGAGATTTTGAGATCGTGGCCATCGATGATGGTAGCACGGATAACAGCGGGTATATACTCGACCTCTACTCGAAGCTCGATAGTCGCGTGATGGTCGTCCATAAAGCCAACGGAGGGGTCTCGTCTGCCAGGAACGAGGGAATTGAGTTATCCACCGGGGAATATATCTTTTTTTGCGATCCGGATGACTGGCTAGAAGAACAAAGTTTAGGGGTAATGTATAACGAGGCGAAGCGATGTGGCGCTGACGTGGTGATTTCAGATTTCTTTAGAGATTGCGACGGCATGTCCTCGAGCGTGAAGCTATTCCCAGGCAATTTTGCCACAACTGATAAAGGATCGATTGGCGTGTTGCAAAATGCGGTTCTTTACAGTCAGGCTTCCACCTTCTCTTCGTCAGCCTTTTCTCGTGTCAACAGCTTTGGTGGAGCGGCGTGGCATCATCTCATCAAGAGGGCGCTTGTAGAGGAGCACGGGATTCGATTCGATTCGTATCTGGATGGCATGTTGGAGGATGGGCTGTTTATGCTGCATGTCTTCCAACATGCTGCTTCAGTAGCGTATTTTCAATTCCCGACGTACCATTATTGCGTATCCCTAACCTCCTCGACCCATCGGTTTTTGCCCGATTTCGAAGAAAAGTTCAACCGCGTATGCCTGCGGCTCTCTGAATTTGAGAGGCAGTTCGACAAAGGGGATGATTTCCGGCAGGCTCGATATATGAGATTGATTTCATTTATCGGCAAGGCGTGTGAGGTTTTCTACTTCAATCCTGAAAATCGCTTGGGTCAAAGCGAGCGGTACGCTCATTTTAAGCAACTCGTACAGGGTGAACCATATCGCTCGGCAATAAAACAGGTGGACATCAGGTTGTTTGAAAAACTGAAGACGCGCATCCAGGTGCTTGCATTGAAGATGGGTTTAATCCGCGCGTTTTGGAATGTCAAGAAAAGGCGGTATTCGTGA